The Prionailurus viverrinus isolate Anna chromosome B1, UM_Priviv_1.0, whole genome shotgun sequence genome includes the window AGTCTCTTTGGATGCTGAGGGACGCTTGGCCTTTCCCTCACGAATGTCACAGACGTCCTATCCTCAGACACAAGCAGATGAGGATGTGCTGTTTCAGGATCCAGGGTAACTTCTCGTCGGAACCTCTGTATGATCTTCTGCAGAGCCAAGTACTGCGGGGGGAGACTGCAGCCTTCTCTCCTTAACTGGAAAGAGTAGAGAGCTGGGGGCTCCTGGTGCTCACACCGGCCACAGACACCCCCCAGGTCCGTCAGCAGTTTCACGTCTGACATCACACTCCTCTCGGCCACCTCCTTCAGGAGACCTCGGAGGGTGGAAACGTGGTCTGAAAACGCCGTTATGTTTGCACAGAGTTTCTGCTGAATGTCCTTCTCCTCTTCGGCCAGCCTCGACAGAACTGCCTCTTGCTGCCGGTCTACACACCGGTTCAGGTGCTCAAACTCAGAGGCTAACTTCTGCCTCTGGCATTGCACCTGCTCTCCCAGCTCTAAGAGTCTCCTGTCTTGGGTGGCTACCAGCTCCCGCACGACTGCCAGCTGCCTCTTCAGGGGCTCCACGTAACTGCCGAGCCTTTGCCTGTGCTGGGAGGCGGCCTCCTCCGCGGGCCTCACCCGGTGGCCCCGGTGGTCAGGGGGCCGCATGCACGCGGGACACAACACCTGTAGGTCCTCCTCACAGAAGAGGGTCAGGACCCGGTTGTGCTTCTCACACAGATGCCTCTcatcctgcctctccctcttgctcCTGCTGATGTGGAGGAGCTTGGCGACGTCGATCACCCTTCCCAGCTGGGCGTTGCTCCTCAAGTGCCTCTCTCGGCCTGGGTGGCGGCAGACGGGGCAAGGGAAGCTGTCGCTGAGATCAGCCCAGGATTGCCGGATGCAGCAGCGACAGAAGTTGTGCCCACATTCGGTGGTGACGGGGTCTCTCAGGTAGTCCAGACAGATGGGGCAGTTGGCTTGTGCCTGGAGTCCTGCCAGGGCTGACGACGCTGCCATTGGGCCGAGATAAACGTCTTTCTGGACCGACGTGGCTCTTCTGGAGGTGGTGCCCTGCAGGAGTCCTCCCGTGAGAGGCAGGCACACCCTCAGATTTTACTGTCCTTTCCTGTCCTGGATGTCCTTTTGTCAAAGGAGGGCAGCCTTGCTGTCCCAGGAGGCCACTGGCCTCAGGTGCGGTCGTAGATGCCCAGAGGAGCTCTGTTCACCACCTGCAGGTGATCACAGATGAGCTGGGCAGCCAGCTGTCCTCGGCAGCCCAGGGGATGTGAAGCCAAGGTCAGCAATTCTCTTGGGCAGAAGGCAGAcataatttttaagtgtgttttccttcctggggatgataaaatattcctttatataaAATAGGCTACCCTTTATCTCATTGCCCTGTTCACTGCCACCTTTAAAGCAACCACTGAGTCTTTTCTCCACCCCCAGGATTCCACCTACACCCACGTCAACCAAAGAGGGACTAAATGGGACTGTGGAGAACGTGTGGACTAGATCTCTTGGTCCTGGGTGAGATTTCTCTGTAGTCACCTACTATCTGGGGGACCTGGGGAATGTTATATAATATCCTCATCTCTAATATCCTCACCTCTACTCAGGTAAACAAAGTATAAATCTCCACTTCAATCATTTCAATAGTCAAAAATCTATTGAAAGAACTTGGTATTTTTTGGCTTAAACCACAGACATTTCTGACAGCACTGAATTcataatatatcaaaattttcttttcacttgagTTTCTCAACTGGAAGCTATATCCAACTCTGTACATAGTAGATGGGATTTGGACTAGATCAAATTTACTCTGAGGACCCTGCCAACTTGGAAAACTAATTTTTCACATAATGCACAGAATGAAATTGGAGATCAGGAATTCAGTGTGAGAAAAAgctgagaaacacacacacacaatactctCTGAAGTGAATGGTGAGCTACCAAGTAGTGAGTACTTGTTAGGACAGGATCCTGAGAAGAGGGCATGGAGCTTTTTCTTTGAAGCTGTTACTGATATCTCAAGGaggccaaaaggctgagaagtgacCTCCATGTTGGATCACCTCACTCACCACTGCCACAACACCAGAGTCTGTaccatgatttttctttcaactcTGATGTTGCAGATTAATGTGCTTTTTGGAGATCTGCATTCCCCACAGATCTATAATCTCCATGTTATCCCCACGATGACTGTATCTGCAAGTATCTCCTAAGTCCTAGGCTAGAGCTGTTGAATGACTAAGCTTGGCCAAGTTTCTGGGCCTCCCTTAAGAACTTAGTGACTTTGGCCAAACCTGCTTATACTCTCTGCGCATCTGTAAGCAGACGGTGAGATTAAGGAAGATCAAGTTTATACAGGACCTGAGTACTAGGGATCCTGGCCCCATAGCTCTCatccctccactccccacctATTCACAAACCACCCCTCACTAAGATCCTGGAAAGGATTCCACACTGGGCTTCAGATCAGCACCTCTGGAGGCTTTGTCACACAGATATTGGGAACCTCTAGGACTGGCTGGGATCATGGTGTCTGTATTTTTAGCAGTATTTATATGACCTAGGACAAGGGtcattgaataaaataaaccataataCAAGAATGGTTCTTAACCtgaatcctggggcacctgggtggctcagtcagttaagcattgagtcttggttttggctcaggtcattatctcccagttcatgagttcaagcctggcctcgggctctgcactgtctgttcagagtctgcttgggattttctctctctccctctctctgtctctgcccctcccccaccccccacttgtctctctctcaaaataaataaataaactttaaaaaagaataacctgAATCCAAGTTTGCTTTGCCTTAAGGTTTGATCTTAGGCACTATACAGAAGAGGCATCAGGACGCCACCAGTCTTACCATGCTCCAGCCTCCTGTACCTACGTTATACCATCTCTGGGCTTACCTGGAGCAGGTGACTATGGGAGGTCTGTGAGGCCGGTCTCTAAAAGAGTTCTCAGAAGACAGTTTTGCAGGAGATTGCTGGGTCAGTGATGTGACCAttgcatatatgtaaatatcCTACTAGCAAGGTGGAGTCATGGAGACCCCACCCACCAAAGAGTGGTGGGTCCTCCCTCCAAGAGGGAGGGCAAGGTCTGGCCCAGGTGCCACCCTGGATAGAGTTGGGAAGTTTATTACCTGTGATTAAATCAAGCCAGCAGGGACAATGTTAATTACATAGtctaatttgaatatatatttttgagagagacagagacagagtgtcagcggggagaggcagagagagagggagacacaggatccgaagcaggctccaggctctgagctgtcagcacagagcctgacatagggtttgaactcacaaaccatgagatcatgacctaagctgaagttggcgctcaaccaactaagccagccaggcgtccctaatTCTTCAACAAGtaacattaagaaatattaagaaagaggggcgcctgggtggcgcagtcggttaagcgtccgacttcagccaggtcacgatctcgcggtccgtgagttcgagccccgagtcgggctctgggctgatggctcagagcctggagcctgtttccgattctgtgtctccctctctctctgcccctcccccgttcatgctcagtctctctctgtcccaaaaataaataaacgttgaaaaaaaaatttttttttaaaaagaaatattaagaaagaaaaaaaaaagaaatattaagaaagaacctgcgggcgcctgggtggtgcagtcggttaagcgtccgacttcagccaggtcacgatctcgcggtccgtgagttcgagccccgcatcaggctctgggctgatggctcggagcctggagcctgtttccgattctgtgtctccctctctctctgcccctcccctgttcatactctgtctctgtcccaaaaataaataaacgttgaaaaaaaaaaaaaaaaaaagaacctgctaTGCTCCAGGAAGAGCATGTAGGCCAATGTAGATAGAGAGGAGAGATTGTTGAACAGGAAAGTCTGGTAAAGTTACTCTCTCCCACCACCAAAGCCTCTAAGGACTCCCATTTATTTCACAGACTAAAATACCTCAAATGGCCTATGTGACCCTACCAAGGctggtttttctcccttttccccacaactcacctctctgacctcacttAGACTCTCCTTGCACTCATTCTACTCCACTAACAGGCTCCAGTGTTGGCCCAGGTCCCTTCTGCCAATCCCTTCTCCGTAACATTTGCTCCAGCCGGTCTCTCTGCAATGCTCCACCACTGCTCTTCCCTCATCCAGAGTTCTGCTCTGATTCCATGTTCTCTAAAATGCctacacaggggtgcctgggtggctcagtctgttaggcgaccaacttcagctcaggtcatgatcttgtggtttgtgagttggagtgcAGCATCAGGCCGTGCTGACAACTCATAGCCTGAgggctgtttcggattctgtgtctccctctctctcctcccctgctcctgctctctttccttcaaaaataaacattaaagaaaaaatgttaaatacctACGCGGACCACCCAACTTCAGGTAgctcaccctcccccacccacagtaCTCCCATGCTCTGTACCTACCCATCGAGCTTTATTAGCTTCTACCTTGCTTTAtcaattctttatatttattatttgattatctgtttcttctactCTAGGAAGTACACTGCTCAAGGATAGGAATCTTAGTTTTTCTCACCTCGTACAATTTCAAATTGAAGATAtccatgatggttaattttatgtgttactTTGCTGGGCCTCAGTGCCAAATatgtggtcaaacattattctggatgtttctctgagggtgtttttggatgagattgacatttaaattggtggactTTTTAATGTGAGAGAGTCTCATTCAGTCTATTGAAGGGTGAATAGAGCAAAAGTCTGACCTACCGTGAGTCAAGAAAGATTTCTATTATGGGATGACCTTTGTACTTGAACTGCAGCATAGAATCTTCCCTGATCTCCAGGTTGCTGGTTTTAAAATCTGCCATGCCAGTGGTCATAGATTTGCCAGTCTCCATAATCATTTAAGCCAAGTCCTTAAGATaaatctttctctaaaaatacacATCTGTTTGGTTATTTCCCTGGAGAATCCTGACCAAGTATCTCACCACTCAgcaaaataaatggacaaagcTCAAAACACTAGGaataggggtgcccaggtggctcagtcagtcgagtatccaactcttgattttggctcaggtcatgatctcacggttcgttgagtttgagtcccacatcgggcacTGAGCTGGAggtgcggagcctgcctgagatcctctctctcttttgctctatgccccccttaaaataaataaatgaacttaaaaaaaaaaaaaccaactaggAATAAAAAAGgtctttaaaaatcataaaacaatggTAGCCAAAGTATCAAGAATCAGATGGTATGAGACTTCTCAAAAACAATAGTATGTTTTGAAAATTAGGTTGTATGACTTCAAATGTTAACTGTCACCTCAACATACGTAGAATAAAATCGTTTTGAAATGTGCCAAATCacccaaattttaaaacataaagatgACACCCCAAATTTAAAGATGAAACAAGCAGGGAGACATGGGATTAAACCAAGGAATTCTAGAACAGAGGGCAATTCCCAGGATAGTGGGGAAAGAGACAGCTATACACATAGGATACTTTGTTCAGATTGCAACATGAGATGCAGAATCATGTTCACTGGGACATAGattatctataatctatataaATGAGTGTAGGGAAAGGGCTTTTAAAGAGCAAAATCTCTATAGATACAGTCATTTGTGTCAACTGGTAACAAACACAGTAAAGACAagaagggagcctgggtgtccTAGtcaattaggcatctgacttttgatattggctcaggtcatcatatcATGGTCTTGGGATTAGGgcttctcgctctccctctctctctacccctcctctgctggcacttactcttacacaaaaataaataagtaaatttaaaagaagaaagaaagaaagaaagaaagaaagagagagaggagaatatgATTATTAAGAATTATGGAAgtagggacgcttgggtggctcagttggttaagcatccaacttaggctcaggtcatgatctcagtttgtgagctcaagccctacctggggctctgtgctgacagctcagagcctggagcctgctccggattccgtgtctccttctctctgccctccccccacttgtgctctgtctctatcaaaaataataaatgtaaaaaaaaaaaaaaaaaaaaaaaaagaaagtaacttatTTAACTGTAAAGGAATGACTAGAATTAAAAgacatgttggggcacctgagtggctccgtctgttaggcatctgacttctgctcaggtcatgatctcacagtttgtgggttcaagccccatatcaggctctgtgctgacagctcggagcctggagcctgcttcagattctgtgtctccctctctctctgcccctcccctgctcgcactctgtctctctctctctcaaaaataaacaaacattaaaaagtaaaaaataaagacatcttATTATAGGTAATttcaacagaaatattttattaaatttgttaacTAGCATAATCTTCAAATACTTTATCTTAGAAACTAAAAGCATCTATAAACATCTATAAAATTGGTGTTACTCTCATGTTTTATAGTTGcttaaaatgaaggagaaaaatctcTTCTGGTTTTCAGCGGTAAACCACAAGAATCCAGAATTGCTGAGACTAAATTTACTAGTTATCCCTAGATACTGAAACAGCATTGTTTCTTTCCCAGGTACTTCATCTTTCATCATCTGTTACTGAAGAGATTTTAAGAGGTTCAGAATCTATTCCAACATAGAAATAGGGACAAACAGCTTCTGTAAAAGAATCATTAAAAGTATAGAGAAGAGATCTATCATTCATATTGTAAAAGGAAACCTCACCCAACTCATAGTCCAAAAAAATGCCAATCTTAGTGGGTCTTACTGTGGGCAGAAGCTGGCTTCTCTTAGGACCCAACATAACATAAATGCTTTCAATATATCTCCCAATTGCCCAGAACCCACCCTCAGCTACTGGCTGATTCCTCCAATTCCTAGGAAAACAGTCTTGACACACTCCCAACGTCCATTTAGGCTTGTTTCCCACTATGACCTCCCAGTAATGCCGGCCAGAACTAAATCTCTTAGAGCCCAGGACAGCAGGGCAGAGGTAAAATCTCCTTGGGTTATAACAAaggtattttcttctctttccataatGCACCATTTTTCTATCCTCAGAGACAATAAGCCGAGGGTGTGCTGTTTCAAGATCTAGAATCACATCTACTTGAAATGGCTTGATAATTTTGCCCAAGCCAGAGTATTGTGGAGGAAGGCTAAGTCCGTATTTCTTTAATCGGAATAAAAAGAGCTCAGGACGTTTTAGGTTTTGATACCTGTGGTAGATACCTTTCACATGTGTCAGTAATTCCAGTTCCGGTTGCCCACACTTGCACTCTACCTCCTTCAGTAGATGTTTTAATGTGGAAACATGGTCTGAAAATGTTACACGGTTGGCATTTAGTTTCGTTAAAATGTCCATCTCTTCATCTTTCATCTGCCTAAGAAGAGCCTCTTGCTGATTTTGCAGAAACAGTCGAAGTTGCTCAAATTCAGAAATGATTTCTTCTCTCCTATACTCTACCTTCTTTTTCAGTTCCACAATTTTGCTGGCTTGCAGAGAAATCACTTTTTCAACTCGTTCCACATTGTTCTGCAAGGGCTCAATGCTATATTCTAGAATTTTCCGGTGATAAGAGGCAGCTTTCTTAATGGGGCAAATGTAGTGTTTCTGGTGTTGAACAGAGAGGCTGCACTGTGTACATAAAACCTCTAGGTCCTTCCCGCAAAAAAGGGTCAGAAACTGATTGTGTTTCTCACACACGGAATATTCTTCCTGcctttttctcttgctccttctgACCTGCAGTAGTTTAGCAATTTCAGTCAAATTACTGAGCTGGCGGTTGCTCCGTAAGTTTTTGTTACGAAAGCAAAAACGGCAGACAGGACAGGGGAAGGTATCTTCTAGATCCTTCCACATCATGTTGATGCAGGAGCGACAGAAGTTGTGCCCACAGTTTATAGTCACTGGGTCTTTCAAGTAGTCCAGACAGATGGGGCAGTTAGACTCTTCCTGGAGGTGTACCAGGGCTGTTACAAACTCCATTGAGCAGAGAATGAAGGTGGTGGGTAAGAATGTTCCCCTTGGCAAGGCCTGCCGTAAGCTCAAGACCCAGCGAGTAGATCTCCCCCAGACCTCGAAGCTTTAGGTTCCACTGGCCCAGCTTCTGATGGCAGCCACTGAAGTCTTGCGTAGTGTCCTGTCCTGTAGCTTGAGGGCAAGAAAGATTCACTGATTGCAGCTCTCTCACGGATTAACTCACCTAAATTTAAGATTAATGACTTTCTTCTTCAACAAAGTAGCCACGGGTCCAAGCAAGCAACCATTCATTCCTATGAGTGAGAAaagttttcagttataaaatcTCTTAGACGTGCTATCACAATATAATAATTAATTTAGGCAAGAATCATCAATAACTGCAAAAACTATTATGCGAAATTTCCTGGGTAATGATATATtcacaaaaatctcaaaatatcaCTGTTaacaattatatgaaaaataagtgCCTTTATAATGCAGAATCCTAAAGAATACCTCCTGACCAATGAAGGGATAAACTGATGGCCTGCAATGAGAAAAACATCACTTACGGAGTATTTATGCTCCccctgcaaaaaaagaaaaagcaattccTAAATTTAATCACAAAGATACAATCACTAAAATCCAAACCGCA containing:
- the LOC125164767 gene encoding tripartite motif-containing protein 75-like; the encoded protein is MAASSALAGLQAQANCPICLDYLRDPVTTECGHNFCRCCIRQSWADLSDSFPCPVCRHPGRERHLRSNAQLGRVIDVAKLLHISRSKRERQDERHLCEKHNRVLTLFCEEDLQVLCPACMRPPDHRGHRVRPAEEAASQHRQRLGSYVEPLKRQLAVVRELVATQDRRLLELGEQVQCQRQKLASEFEHLNRCVDRQQEAVLSRLAEEEKDIQQKLCANITAFSDHVSTLRGLLKEVAERSVMSDVKLLTDLGGVCGRCEHQEPPALYSFQLRREGCSLPPQYLALQKIIQRFRREVTLDPETAHPHLLVSEDRTSVTFVRERPSVPQHPKRLLTDPVVLGSEGFDGGRHYWEVQLGDKSEWAVGVCEDPLSWKGQRPLSGQNRRWTVQLQDGAYVAQGAVPVTLVLKEQPRGVGVYLDCELGEISFYSLNDRSHIHSFTDAFSEVLKPYFCVGRDPKPLTICAVRDLEG
- the LOC125164163 gene encoding tripartite motif-containing protein 60-like, translating into MEFVTALVHLQEESNCPICLDYLKDPVTINCGHNFCRSCINMMWKDLEDTFPCPVCRFCFRNKNLRSNRQLSNLTEIAKLLQVRRSKRKRQEEYSVCEKHNQFLTLFCGKDLEVLCTQCSLSVQHQKHYICPIKKAASYHRKILEYSIEPLQNNVERVEKVISLQASKIVELKKKVEYRREEIISEFEQLRLFLQNQQEALLRQMKDEEMDILTKLNANRVTFSDHVSTLKHLLKEVECKCGQPELELLTHVKGIYHRYQNLKRPELFLFRLKKYGLSLPPQYSGLGKIIKPFQVDVILDLETAHPRLIVSEDRKMVHYGKRRKYLCYNPRRFYLCPAVLGSKRFSSGRHYWEVIVGNKPKWTLGVCQDCFPRNWRNQPVAEGGFWAIGRYIESIYVMLGPKRSQLLPTVRPTKIGIFLDYELGEVSFYNMNDRSLLYTFNDSFTEAVCPYFYVGIDSEPLKISSVTDDER